GCTCAGGGAAATCAGCCCGCCGATGCCATCGGTGCTGGTGGCGACCTGGCCGTAGAACGAAGTGTCTTGGGTCAGCGCGAACACCAGGCCGGCCTTCCAGTTGTTGCCGGTCAGGGTCTTGTCGCTCTGGCTGCCGTCGACCAGATTGGTGCGATCCACGTGCACATAGTCGCGGCGCACACCGGTCACCAGCGACCAGCGCTCGCTCAGTTGCGTGCGGTTTTCGGCGAACACCGACATCTGCTTTGTGGTGCTGTCGAACTGGTCGCGATACGGGTTGGCACTCTCGAAATAACCGGTTTGCGGGTGGTACAGATCCAGTGGCTGGCCGTTCGGCAGCACGTCGTTGAACGGCGAGTTGCTGTTGAGCTGAAAACGGATGCGGTTGTAATCAACGCCGGTCACGGTCTGGCTGTCGAGGCCGAACAGCGAGTGCTTGAAGGTGAAGGTCTGACGGTCGCCGACCTGTTCCTGCTTGTGGCCGATGCCGAAGTAGCCGCTGCGGCTGAGCTGTTGGCTGTCGGCGTCGAAGTTGTAGTTCTCGGCGTTCTGCCAGCGGCGCTGGGCCTTGAGGTAATACAGCTCGTTGCTGGCGCTGACCGCATCGTTGATCTGCCAGTCCGTGGTCAGGCGCGTCCATTGATCGTTGTAGTGTTGCTTGTCGTCGCGCACGTTGTAGTTCTTGTTGCGCAGGCTGTCTTTCAACTGGCCGTAGATCAGCGGCGTGCCGAAGTAGTTCTGCGGGCGCTGGTCGCCGTAATCGTGGGCGAGGGTGAAGGTCAGGTCGTCCGTGGCCTGCCAGCGCAGGGCGGCGCTGATGAAATCGCTGGACGAGTCTCCGCGATCGACCCAGCCGTTGCTGCGCAGGCGATTGAGGTTGAGGCGATAGCTCAGGGTGTCGGTCAGCGAGCCGCCGCTGTCGAACGCCTGCTGCTGGCGGTCGAACGAGCCGTAGCCGACACGCACATGGTTTTCGATTTCGCCTTCGAACGGCTTCTTCGGGATCACGTTGACCACCGCACCGGTCGCGCCTTCGCCATACAGCACCGAGGCCGGACCGCGCAGCACGTCGACGCGCTCCACCGACCAGGTGTCGACCGGGAACGTCACGGTGCCCATGCCGGTGTACATGCGGTTGCCGTCATACAACTGCATTACCGAACTCTGCCCGGTAAAGCCCCTGGCCTGCAACGAAGTGCCGCCATCGCCCGGCGTACCGGTGCGGCTGATGCCGGTGCTGCGCGACACTGCGTCTTGCACGCTGTGGTCGCCACGGGCGCGGACTTGCTCGCCGCTCAGGCTTTCGACGCTGGCCGGGGTTTCCATCGCACTGAGGTTCAGGCGCGAGCCGGCGCTGGTCGGCGTGGTCAGGCTGACGGTCTGGTCGTCATTGGCCAGGGCGGTGATGGTGCCGGTGGGCAACGTCAGCGGCGCGCTGTCGGCATGAGCGCTGTTGTTCAGGGCGAACAGGCAGAGGCTGGACAAGAGGTACTTGTTCATCGGGGCGGTGGGTCACTTCTTCAAATTAAAAGCCCGCAGGCTCATGACCATGCATGGCTGCGGGCAGAGCAGCAAT
This genomic window from Pseudomonas kribbensis contains:
- a CDS encoding TonB-dependent receptor; the encoded protein is MNKYLLSSLCLFALNNSAHADSAPLTLPTGTITALANDDQTVSLTTPTSAGSRLNLSAMETPASVESLSGEQVRARGDHSVQDAVSRSTGISRTGTPGDGGTSLQARGFTGQSSVMQLYDGNRMYTGMGTVTFPVDTWSVERVDVLRGPASVLYGEGATGAVVNVIPKKPFEGEIENHVRVGYGSFDRQQQAFDSGGSLTDTLSYRLNLNRLRSNGWVDRGDSSSDFISAALRWQATDDLTFTLAHDYGDQRPQNYFGTPLIYGQLKDSLRNKNYNVRDDKQHYNDQWTRLTTDWQINDAVSASNELYYLKAQRRWQNAENYNFDADSQQLSRSGYFGIGHKQEQVGDRQTFTFKHSLFGLDSQTVTGVDYNRIRFQLNSNSPFNDVLPNGQPLDLYHPQTGYFESANPYRDQFDSTTKQMSVFAENRTQLSERWSLVTGVRRDYVHVDRTNLVDGSQSDKTLTGNNWKAGLVFALTQDTSFYGQVATSTDGIGGLISLSPSQQQYDLSTARQTEIGLKQLFWDQRGEFTLAAYRIVKKKLLTDDPGNPTLKQQVGQQSSNGLEASLDLQLPNAWQLQANAAIVKAKYDDFEEVVGGVPVSRNGNRPVDVPRRTANLWLSKAITDDVKAGAGMRYVDARYADMANRNELPSYTVVDATLSWKALRNTTLGLQVNNLFDRTYAQSQYNEGQQWILGEPRSFFVTADYTF